In the Bradyrhizobium guangzhouense genome, one interval contains:
- a CDS encoding DUF3830 family protein, which translates to MSKLVIRAGDFTFDARFEEEAAPKTVAAFRKALPFESHIIHVRWSGEGVWMPLGDLDFGVGYENHTSYPAPGQIILYPGGISETEILLAYGGVHFASKMGQLAGNHFITVTSGLENLATLGKSVLWKGALPIRFEEV; encoded by the coding sequence ATGAGCAAACTCGTTATCCGCGCCGGCGATTTCACCTTCGATGCCCGCTTCGAAGAGGAGGCTGCTCCCAAGACCGTCGCGGCGTTCCGCAAGGCGCTGCCGTTCGAGAGCCACATCATCCATGTGCGCTGGAGCGGCGAAGGCGTCTGGATGCCGCTCGGCGATCTCGACTTCGGCGTCGGCTACGAGAACCACACCAGCTATCCCGCGCCGGGCCAGATCATCCTCTATCCCGGCGGCATCAGCGAGACCGAGATCCTGCTCGCCTATGGCGGCGTGCACTTCGCCAGCAAGATGGGCCAGCTCGCCGGCAATCACTTCATCACCGTGACTTCGGGTTTGGAGAACCTGGCGACGCTCGGCAAGAGCGTGCTGTGGAAGGGCGCGCTGCCGATCCGTTTCGAGGAAGTCTGA
- the puuE gene encoding allantoinase PuuE, protein MTDNSYPRDLRGYGRNPPHPEWPGHARVAVQFVVNFEEGGENNILHGDRASEAFLSDVLGAQPWPGQRHANIESMFEYGSRAGFWRLWRMFDERKWPTTVFGVATALKRNPEIVAAMKESGWDIASHSLKWIEHKDMTEAQERAEIAESIRVHTEAVGSRPLGWYTGRSSINTNRLLTEEGGFLYLCDSYADDLPYWVKGANGKQLIIPYTLDANDMRFINPQGFAEGEQFFIYLKDAFDVLYAEGQTAPKMMSVGLHCRLAGRPGRAAGLIRFLDYIGKHERVWVPTRLQIAQHWHDKHAHLADNAFEIG, encoded by the coding sequence GTGACCGACAACAGCTATCCGCGCGATCTCCGCGGTTACGGTCGCAACCCGCCGCATCCAGAGTGGCCCGGCCATGCGCGGGTCGCGGTGCAGTTCGTCGTCAATTTCGAGGAGGGCGGCGAGAACAACATTTTGCACGGCGATCGTGCCTCGGAAGCATTCCTGTCCGACGTGCTGGGCGCGCAGCCCTGGCCAGGCCAGCGTCACGCCAATATCGAATCCATGTTCGAATACGGCTCGCGCGCCGGCTTTTGGCGGCTGTGGCGGATGTTCGATGAACGAAAGTGGCCAACCACCGTGTTCGGTGTCGCCACCGCGCTGAAGCGCAATCCGGAAATCGTGGCGGCGATGAAGGAATCAGGCTGGGACATTGCGAGCCACAGCCTGAAATGGATCGAGCACAAGGACATGACCGAGGCGCAGGAGCGCGCCGAGATCGCCGAGTCCATTCGCGTCCACACCGAGGCGGTCGGATCGCGGCCGCTCGGCTGGTACACTGGGCGCTCCTCGATCAATACCAACCGGCTACTGACGGAGGAGGGCGGCTTCCTCTATCTCTGCGACTCCTATGCCGACGATCTGCCCTATTGGGTCAAGGGCGCCAACGGCAAGCAGCTCATCATTCCCTACACGCTTGACGCCAACGACATGCGCTTCATCAACCCGCAGGGCTTTGCCGAAGGCGAGCAGTTCTTCATCTATCTGAAGGACGCCTTCGACGTGCTCTATGCGGAAGGGCAGACCGCGCCGAAGATGATGTCGGTGGGACTGCACTGCCGCCTCGCCGGCCGGCCCGGCCGCGCCGCGGGCCTGATCCGCTTCCTCGACTACATCGGCAAGCACGAACGCGTCTGGGTGCCGACGCGGCTGCAGATCGCGCAGCATTGGCACGACAAGCATGCGCATCTTGCCGACAACGCCTTCGAGATCGGATAG
- the uraD gene encoding 2-oxo-4-hydroxy-4-carboxy-5-ureidoimidazoline decarboxylase — MSRIALSDLNAASLDDFVAVLENVVEYSPWIAQEAAARRPFAGINQLHAALMAAIQAAEPEVQLALIRAHPDLANKTQRAAGLTAESTGEQNSAGLDRLSEAEYSAFERVNGAYREKFGFPYIVCVRRHTKDSVLRDFETRLRNIAKTETRRAIEEIARIAALRLDQLVVADDKLKVHGRLSTHVLDNHVGKPGAGIAVELVELASLGESRVIARSVTNADGRTDQPLIGGRPLPIGRYELRFNVGKYYAERNVQLPDPPFLDEIPLRFAISEPEGHYHVPLLVTPWSYSTYRGS, encoded by the coding sequence ATGTCGCGGATCGCCTTGTCTGATCTCAATGCCGCGAGCTTGGACGATTTCGTCGCCGTACTTGAAAACGTGGTCGAATACTCGCCTTGGATCGCCCAGGAAGCGGCGGCGCGCCGTCCGTTTGCCGGGATCAATCAGCTGCATGCCGCGCTGATGGCGGCGATCCAGGCCGCCGAACCCGAGGTGCAGCTGGCGCTGATCCGCGCGCATCCCGATCTCGCCAACAAGACCCAGCGCGCGGCGGGCCTGACGGCGGAATCGACCGGCGAGCAGAACAGCGCCGGTCTCGACCGGCTCTCGGAGGCCGAATATTCTGCGTTCGAGCGCGTCAACGGCGCCTATCGCGAAAAGTTCGGCTTCCCCTATATCGTCTGCGTGCGGCGTCACACCAAGGATTCGGTGCTGCGCGACTTCGAGACGCGCCTGCGCAACATCGCCAAGACCGAGACGCGCCGCGCGATCGAGGAGATCGCCCGCATCGCAGCGCTGCGCCTCGACCAGCTCGTCGTCGCCGACGACAAGCTGAAAGTGCATGGTCGGCTTTCGACCCATGTGCTGGATAATCACGTCGGGAAGCCCGGGGCAGGGATCGCGGTGGAGTTGGTGGAGCTTGCCAGTCTCGGCGAGAGCCGAGTGATCGCTCGCAGCGTTACCAACGCTGACGGCCGCACCGACCAGCCGCTGATCGGCGGTCGCCCGCTGCCGATCGGACGCTACGAGCTCCGCTTCAATGTCGGAAAGTATTACGCGGAGCGCAACGTGCAGCTTCCCGATCCACCATTCCTCGACGAGATCCCGCTGCGCTTCGCGATCAGCGAGCCGGAAGGCCACTACCACGTGCCGCTGCTGGTCACGCCGTGGAGCTACTCGACCTATCGCGGCAGCTAG
- a CDS encoding molybdopterin-dependent oxidoreductase, which translates to MSFLINGTTFPQTPGAGQCLRTFLRELGHFGVKKGCDAGDCGACTVLLDGEPVHSCLIPAFRAEGRAVTTIEGLGGEDGAHPMQQDFLDAQGFQCGFCTAGMIVTCASLNQAQRTDLGAALKGNICRCTGYRAIEDAIHGRSNAEAHVEAGRAFGRSLPAPAGPDVVRGKARYTFDTQVDGLLHIKLLRSPHAHARIVSIDRSAAMAVPGVHAILTHEDAPSVLTSTARHEKDWMDPEDTRILDDVVRFIGQRVAAVVAESEGAAEEACRRLKVGYEILPALIDPEQAMMPGAPLVHPDRTSANRIADAQRNLVAEIHGEFGDVAAALATSAVTYEATFHSHRVQHAALETHGGLAWLDVSGVLNVRTSTQVPFLTRRALSDIFQLPMDKVRVFCERVGGGFGGKQEMFVEDILALAALKTGRPVKLELTREEQFIATSTRHPMRVHIKAGADARGKLTALQLDVLSNTGAYGNHGPSVMFHAVNESIAVYICPNKRVDGFVVYTNTVPAGAFRGYGLPQTVIAVEAAIDELAKQLNISPYEIRRRNIVRPGDPMLSPPESEYHDVLYGSYGLDQCIDLVERAMQADQPQHELSPDWLTGDGIALTMIDTAPPAGHIADAMIALNDDGGFDLTVGTAEFGNGTSTVHRQIAATVLATTVDRIRLRQSDTAHGGHDTGAYGSTGTFVAGKATEAAAMQLAAELKAAAAGAWLCDVATCTLEGEFVVSGVRRMSFAELAKLAREAGRPLAAHGNSEGTPRSVGFNVQGFRVAVNKGTGEIRILRSVQAADAGVVANPMQCRGQVEGGVAQALGAALYEEMVIDAEGRVTNPKFRDYHLPSFADVPRTEVLFAETSDTIGPLGAKSMSESPYNPVAAALGNAIADATGIRFTAPPFKPDRLFPALHDKFGD; encoded by the coding sequence ATGAGTTTCTTGATTAACGGGACGACATTTCCGCAAACGCCGGGCGCCGGTCAGTGCCTGCGCACATTCCTGCGGGAGCTTGGCCATTTCGGGGTGAAAAAGGGCTGCGACGCCGGCGATTGCGGCGCTTGCACCGTGCTGCTCGACGGCGAACCCGTGCATAGCTGCCTGATTCCCGCGTTCCGCGCGGAGGGGCGCGCCGTCACCACGATCGAAGGGCTCGGCGGCGAGGACGGCGCGCATCCGATGCAGCAGGACTTCCTCGACGCGCAGGGATTCCAGTGCGGCTTCTGCACGGCCGGCATGATCGTGACCTGTGCTTCGCTGAACCAGGCGCAGCGCACCGACCTTGGCGCCGCGCTGAAGGGCAATATCTGCCGCTGCACCGGTTATCGCGCGATCGAGGATGCGATCCACGGCAGGAGCAATGCCGAGGCGCATGTCGAGGCCGGCAGGGCCTTCGGCCGCAGCCTGCCGGCGCCCGCAGGGCCGGACGTCGTGCGTGGCAAGGCGCGCTACACGTTCGACACGCAAGTCGACGGCCTGCTGCACATCAAGCTGCTGCGCTCGCCGCACGCTCACGCCCGGATCGTGTCGATCGACAGATCGGCAGCGATGGCCGTTCCGGGCGTGCACGCAATCCTGACCCATGAGGATGCGCCGTCGGTGCTGACATCGACGGCGCGGCACGAGAAGGACTGGATGGACCCCGAGGACACCCGCATCCTCGACGACGTCGTCCGCTTCATCGGCCAGAGGGTCGCGGCGGTGGTGGCCGAGAGTGAAGGCGCAGCCGAGGAGGCCTGCCGCCGGCTGAAGGTCGGTTACGAGATTTTGCCTGCGTTGATCGATCCGGAGCAGGCGATGATGCCGGGCGCGCCGCTCGTTCACCCTGACAGGACCAGCGCCAACCGCATTGCCGACGCGCAGCGCAATCTGGTCGCGGAGATTCATGGCGAGTTCGGCGATGTCGCGGCCGCGCTCGCCACATCCGCGGTCACGTACGAGGCCACCTTCCACAGCCATCGTGTGCAGCATGCGGCGCTGGAGACCCATGGCGGCCTCGCATGGCTCGACGTTTCTGGCGTGCTCAACGTCCGCACCTCGACGCAGGTTCCGTTCCTGACGCGGCGCGCGCTCTCGGACATCTTCCAGCTTCCCATGGACAAGGTCCGCGTGTTCTGCGAGCGCGTCGGCGGCGGCTTTGGCGGCAAGCAGGAGATGTTCGTCGAGGACATCCTGGCGCTGGCCGCACTCAAGACCGGCCGGCCCGTCAAGCTCGAGCTCACCCGCGAGGAGCAGTTCATCGCGACCTCGACGCGGCACCCTATGCGCGTCCACATCAAGGCCGGCGCCGATGCGCGAGGAAAGCTCACCGCGCTGCAGCTCGACGTGCTCTCCAACACCGGCGCCTATGGCAATCACGGCCCCTCTGTGATGTTTCACGCTGTAAACGAGTCGATTGCCGTCTATATTTGCCCGAACAAGCGCGTCGACGGTTTCGTGGTCTACACCAATACGGTGCCCGCGGGCGCATTTCGCGGCTATGGCTTGCCACAGACCGTGATCGCGGTGGAAGCCGCAATCGACGAGTTGGCGAAGCAGCTCAACATCAGCCCCTACGAGATCCGCCGCCGCAATATCGTCAGGCCCGGCGATCCCATGCTGTCGCCGCCTGAATCCGAATATCACGACGTGCTCTACGGCTCCTACGGGCTCGACCAGTGCATCGATCTCGTCGAGCGCGCGATGCAGGCCGATCAGCCGCAACACGAGCTATCGCCCGACTGGCTGACCGGCGACGGCATTGCACTGACCATGATCGACACCGCGCCGCCCGCCGGCCACATCGCAGACGCCATGATCGCGCTCAACGACGATGGCGGTTTCGATCTCACCGTCGGCACCGCCGAGTTCGGCAATGGCACCAGCACCGTGCACCGGCAGATCGCCGCGACTGTGCTCGCGACCACCGTCGACAGGATCCGCCTGCGCCAGTCCGACACCGCCCATGGCGGCCACGACACCGGCGCCTATGGCAGCACCGGCACCTTCGTGGCCGGCAAGGCAACTGAAGCCGCAGCGATGCAGCTTGCAGCCGAGCTGAAGGCCGCCGCCGCCGGCGCGTGGCTTTGCGATGTCGCGACGTGCACGCTCGAGGGCGAGTTCGTCGTCAGCGGCGTGCGGCGGATGTCTTTTGCCGAGCTCGCAAAGCTCGCGCGCGAGGCCGGTCGTCCGCTCGCCGCGCACGGCAATTCCGAGGGAACGCCGCGCTCGGTCGGCTTCAACGTGCAGGGCTTCCGTGTTGCCGTGAACAAGGGCACAGGCGAGATCAGGATTCTCCGGAGCGTGCAGGCCGCCGATGCCGGCGTCGTCGCCAACCCCATGCAATGCCGCGGCCAGGTCGAAGGCGGCGTTGCGCAGGCCCTTGGGGCTGCGCTCTACGAGGAAATGGTGATCGACGCAGAGGGCCGCGTTACCAATCCCAAATTCCGCGATTACCATCTGCCGTCCTTCGCGGATGTGCCGCGCACGGAAGTTTTGTTCGCCGAGACCTCCGATACCATCGGACCGCTGGGCGCGAAGTCGATGAGCGAGAGCCCGTACAATCCGGTCGCGGCCGCCCTCGGCAACGCCATCGCCGATGCCACGGGCATCCGCTTCACTGCGCCGCCATTCAAGCCGGACCGGCTGTTTCCAGCCCTGCACGACAAGTTCGGCGACTAG
- a CDS encoding FAD binding domain-containing protein, giving the protein MDLNTITAVSHPQTRSELPVWAPGDAWLAGGTWLFSEPQVHLTRLIDLTDLRWPALTITPGHLSIAATCTISQLDAFTCPPDWLAAPLIGQCCRAFLASFKIWKTATVGGNLCMSLPAGPMISLAAALDGVCTIWKAGGNGEQRIPVTDFVTGNQRNRLSPGELLRQIDIPIAALKRRSAFRQISLAPVGRSAALLIGCLDGNGALKLTVTASTVRPIQVSFPRPVDASTLRTAISEQIPDDLYHTDVHGKPLWRKHMTLRLAEEIRAELQGAMSP; this is encoded by the coding sequence ATGGACTTGAATACCATCACAGCGGTCTCTCATCCGCAAACGCGTTCCGAACTGCCAGTTTGGGCGCCAGGTGATGCTTGGCTCGCGGGCGGCACGTGGCTGTTCTCCGAGCCGCAAGTCCATCTCACGCGGCTGATCGATCTCACCGATCTGAGATGGCCGGCACTGACGATCACGCCCGGTCACCTCAGCATCGCCGCCACCTGCACGATTTCGCAGCTCGATGCGTTCACCTGTCCGCCCGACTGGCTCGCGGCACCGCTGATCGGCCAATGCTGCCGCGCCTTCCTCGCGTCCTTCAAGATCTGGAAGACGGCGACCGTGGGCGGCAATCTCTGCATGTCGCTGCCGGCGGGGCCGATGATCTCGCTCGCCGCCGCACTCGACGGCGTTTGCACCATCTGGAAGGCCGGCGGCAACGGTGAGCAGAGGATTCCCGTCACCGACTTCGTCACCGGCAACCAGCGCAATCGGCTGTCGCCGGGCGAGTTGTTGCGGCAGATCGACATCCCGATTGCTGCGCTGAAGCGCCGCTCGGCGTTTCGCCAGATCTCGCTCGCCCCGGTCGGCCGGTCCGCAGCGCTTCTGATCGGTTGCCTCGACGGCAATGGCGCGCTGAAGCTGACTGTGACCGCTTCGACCGTGCGCCCGATCCAGGTGTCGTTTCCCAGGCCGGTCGATGCGAGCACGCTTCGCACCGCGATCTCTGAGCAGATTCCCGACGATCTCTATCACACCGACGTTCATGGCAAGCCGCTCTGGCGCAAGCACATGACACTGCGGCTCGCCGAGGAGATCCGCGCCGAACTGCAGGGTGCAATGTCGCCATGA
- a CDS encoding 8-oxoguanine deaminase, whose protein sequence is MSDAKPIWIRDPLAILADGAGRGIVVRDGRIVELVPAGGTPVTADVTVFDASEHVVLPGLINTHHHFYQTLTRALPAAMDRELFPWLQALYPVWARMTPEALELGVTVAMSELLLSGCTTMTDHHYVFPAGLEESVDIEVGAAKRLGVRVLLTRGSMNLSQRDGGLPPDSVVQDEDTILADSARVVGKHHQRGADAMVQIALAPCSPFSVTTSLMRATADLAAKLDVRLHTHLAETEDENRFCQQMYGCRPLDYLEQCGWLNARTWLAHGIFFNADEIKRLGKARTTISHCACSNQLLASGCCPVCEMEEAGVGIGIGVDGSASNDGSNLMQEVRAAFLLQRARYGVTKVSHKDALRWATKGSAACVGRPELGEIAVGKAADLALFKLDELRFSGHGDPLAALVLCGAHRADRVMVAGNWAVVDGAVPGLDVPDLIRRHSAAARAMQAG, encoded by the coding sequence ATGAGCGACGCAAAGCCGATCTGGATCAGGGATCCCTTGGCGATTCTCGCTGACGGCGCCGGGCGCGGAATCGTCGTGAGGGATGGTCGTATCGTCGAACTGGTGCCCGCAGGCGGGACACCTGTGACCGCAGACGTCACCGTGTTCGATGCGAGCGAGCATGTCGTGCTGCCGGGCCTTATCAACACCCATCATCATTTTTATCAGACGCTGACGCGGGCGCTGCCGGCGGCGATGGACCGCGAGTTGTTTCCTTGGCTTCAGGCACTCTATCCTGTATGGGCGAGGATGACGCCCGAGGCGCTCGAGCTCGGCGTCACCGTGGCGATGTCGGAGCTGCTGCTCTCGGGCTGCACCACCATGACGGATCATCATTACGTCTTCCCGGCGGGGCTCGAAGAGTCCGTGGATATCGAGGTCGGCGCCGCAAAGCGGCTCGGCGTGCGCGTGTTGCTGACGCGCGGCTCGATGAACCTGTCGCAGCGCGATGGCGGCTTGCCGCCCGACAGCGTCGTGCAGGACGAGGACACCATCCTCGCCGACAGCGCGCGCGTAGTCGGCAAGCACCACCAGCGCGGTGCGGATGCGATGGTGCAGATCGCGCTCGCGCCATGCTCGCCGTTCTCGGTGACGACATCACTCATGCGCGCCACCGCCGACCTCGCCGCCAAGCTCGACGTGCGTCTGCACACCCATCTGGCCGAGACCGAGGATGAGAACAGATTCTGCCAGCAGATGTATGGCTGCCGCCCGCTCGACTATTTAGAGCAATGCGGCTGGCTCAATGCGCGGACCTGGCTCGCGCACGGCATCTTTTTCAACGCCGACGAGATCAAGCGGCTCGGCAAGGCCAGGACCACCATCAGCCATTGCGCGTGCAGCAACCAGTTGCTGGCGTCGGGCTGCTGCCCGGTTTGCGAGATGGAAGAGGCGGGCGTCGGGATCGGCATCGGCGTCGACGGCTCGGCCTCCAATGACGGATCGAACCTGATGCAGGAGGTGCGCGCGGCCTTCCTGCTGCAGCGGGCGCGCTATGGCGTGACCAAGGTCAGCCACAAGGATGCGCTGCGCTGGGCCACAAAAGGTTCGGCAGCCTGTGTCGGCCGTCCGGAGCTCGGCGAGATCGCGGTCGGCAAGGCCGCCGACCTCGCGCTGTTCAAGCTGGATGAGCTTCGCTTCTCCGGCCATGGCGATCCCCTGGCCGCGCTGGTGCTGTGCGGGGCGCATCGGGCTGACAGGGTGATGGTGGCAGGGAACTGGGCCGTGGTCGACGGCGCAGTCCCGGGATTGGACGTTCCGGACCTGATCCGCCGGCACAGCGCCGCGGCGCGGGCCATGCAGGCGGGATAG
- a CDS encoding BMP family ABC transporter substrate-binding protein, which translates to MRKSLLALAAGLLLAGSVSAASAADKLKVGFIYLGPIGDLGWTYQHELARQALVKEFGDKIETTYLENVPEGPDAERAIEQLVRAGNKLIFTTSFGYMDPTLKVAKKYPNVHFEHATGYKRDKNMSTYSSKWYQGRYIQGLIAAKMSKSGVLGYIGSFPIPEVVSGINATMIAAQSINPNIKVKIIWANTWFDPGKEADAAKALIDQGADVIMQHTDSPAAMQIASERGKLAFGQDSEMIKFGPKTQLTSILDTWAPYYIARVKAELDGTWKSEDTYGGLDSHMFAMAPYTNMPDDVKKIAEDAQAAITAGTLHPFKCPVIGQDGKEIECKGGANLADGQILGMNFYVKGIDDKLPGK; encoded by the coding sequence ATGAGGAAATCACTTCTTGCGCTGGCTGCCGGCCTTCTGCTTGCCGGAAGCGTCAGCGCAGCTTCCGCCGCCGACAAGCTGAAAGTCGGCTTCATCTACCTCGGCCCGATCGGCGATCTCGGTTGGACCTACCAGCATGAGCTCGCCCGCCAGGCGCTGGTGAAGGAGTTCGGCGACAAGATCGAGACCACCTATCTCGAAAACGTCCCAGAAGGCCCCGACGCCGAGCGTGCCATCGAGCAGCTCGTCCGCGCCGGCAACAAGCTGATCTTCACGACGTCGTTCGGCTACATGGATCCGACGCTGAAGGTCGCCAAGAAGTATCCGAACGTGCATTTCGAGCACGCGACCGGCTACAAGCGCGACAAGAATATGTCGACTTATTCGTCGAAATGGTATCAGGGCCGCTACATTCAAGGCCTGATCGCGGCCAAGATGTCGAAGTCGGGCGTGCTCGGCTATATCGGCTCGTTCCCGATTCCCGAGGTCGTCTCCGGCATCAACGCGACGATGATCGCGGCGCAGAGCATCAACCCGAACATCAAGGTCAAGATCATCTGGGCCAACACCTGGTTCGATCCGGGCAAGGAAGCCGACGCCGCCAAGGCGCTGATCGACCAGGGCGCCGACGTGATCATGCAGCATACGGATTCGCCCGCGGCGATGCAGATTGCCAGCGAACGCGGCAAGCTCGCCTTCGGCCAGGACTCCGAGATGATCAAGTTCGGGCCCAAGACCCAGCTGACCTCGATCCTCGACACCTGGGCCCCCTACTACATCGCCCGCGTCAAGGCCGAGCTCGACGGTACCTGGAAGTCGGAGGACACCTACGGCGGCCTCGACAGCCACATGTTCGCGATGGCGCCTTATACCAACATGCCGGACGACGTGAAAAAGATCGCCGAGGATGCCCAAGCCGCCATCACGGCCGGCACCTTGCATCCGTTCAAGTGCCCGGTGATTGGGCAGGACGGCAAGGAGATCGAGTGCAAGGGCGGCGCCAACCTCGCCGACGGCCAGATCCTCGGCATGAATTTCTACGTCAAGGGCATCGACGACAAGCTGCCGGGCAAGTAG
- a CDS encoding ABC transporter permease — protein MELVEAIILSVLAASTPLLIAATGELVTERSGVLNLGVEGMMIVGAACGFGGAWLSGSIFIGAVFGIIAGVLMSLVFALMALGLAVNQVATGLALTIFGIGLSGLIGAGFVGERLTPAAHLYIPGLTDIPLIGRVLFGEDAFVYFSIALIIGVWWFLYRTRAGLILRACGDNHVSAHALGYPVLRIRTLAVMFGGACAGLAGAYLPLAYTPFFIPGMTAGRGWIALALVVFASWRPGRLVVGAYLFGAVTILQLHAQGWGVGIPSQFMSALPYLATVIVLVLLSRARTGGSTAPAALGTVFVPDR, from the coding sequence GTGGAGCTGGTTGAAGCCATCATCCTGTCGGTGCTCGCCGCCTCGACACCGCTGCTGATCGCGGCAACCGGCGAGCTCGTCACCGAGCGGTCCGGCGTGCTCAATCTCGGCGTCGAGGGCATGATGATCGTCGGCGCCGCCTGCGGCTTCGGCGGCGCATGGCTCAGCGGATCAATCTTCATCGGCGCGGTGTTCGGCATCATCGCGGGAGTGCTGATGTCCCTGGTCTTCGCGCTGATGGCACTCGGCCTCGCCGTCAACCAGGTCGCTACGGGTTTGGCGCTGACCATTTTCGGCATCGGCCTGTCGGGTCTGATCGGCGCCGGCTTCGTTGGCGAACGCCTGACGCCGGCCGCACACCTCTACATTCCCGGCCTCACTGACATTCCGCTGATCGGCCGCGTGCTGTTCGGAGAGGACGCTTTCGTCTATTTCTCGATCGCTCTCATCATCGGCGTGTGGTGGTTCCTGTACCGGACGCGGGCGGGATTGATCCTGCGCGCCTGCGGCGACAATCACGTTTCCGCGCACGCGCTCGGCTATCCCGTGCTGCGCATCCGCACCCTTGCCGTGATGTTCGGTGGCGCCTGCGCGGGTCTTGCCGGCGCCTATCTGCCGCTCGCCTATACGCCATTCTTCATTCCCGGCATGACCGCGGGCCGCGGCTGGATCGCGCTCGCACTGGTCGTGTTCGCATCCTGGCGGCCGGGCCGGCTCGTGGTCGGCGCTTACCTGTTCGGCGCGGTGACCATCCTGCAATTGCATGCGCAGGGCTGGGGCGTCGGCATTCCCTCGCAGTTCATGTCGGCGCTGCCGTATCTGGCGACAGTCATCGTGCTGGTCCTGCTCTCCCGCGCGCGCACAGGCGGCTCAACCGCGCCGGCCGCGCTCGGCACCGTGTTCGTGCCTGACCGCTAG
- a CDS encoding ABC transporter permease, translated as MQLVLEKRAERSNTIALVSPLIAIGLTIVTMTILFAILGKNPLLALQAYFIAPLTDGYSLQEIAVKATPLVMIAIGLSLCYLANAWNIGAEGQFLIGAVAGSWIAVKTQGTDAGAWVLPAMLVLAAAAGALYALIPAICKVKFGASEILTSLMLVYVADLLLDYLVRGPWRDPNGFNFPTTAEFDPVATVPLLIEGGRLHLGSIIALLVVAAAAILLGRTIKGFEIRVVGASPRAARFGGFNANQLVILTFAVSGALAGLAGIIEVAGPVGHLQPGISPGYGFTAIIVAFLGRLNPIGILIAGLFLALTFIGGEQAQIAMKIPLDVTKVFQGILLFYVLACDSLILYRFKLVFPNRQVARGAG; from the coding sequence ATGCAGTTGGTGCTTGAGAAGCGCGCCGAGCGCTCCAATACGATCGCGCTGGTCTCGCCGCTGATCGCGATCGGCTTGACGATCGTGACCATGACTATCCTGTTCGCGATCCTCGGCAAGAATCCGCTGCTCGCCCTGCAAGCCTATTTCATTGCGCCCCTGACCGACGGCTATTCGCTCCAGGAGATCGCAGTGAAGGCGACGCCGCTGGTGATGATCGCGATCGGACTGTCGCTCTGCTATCTTGCCAACGCCTGGAACATCGGCGCGGAGGGGCAATTCCTGATCGGCGCCGTTGCCGGAAGCTGGATCGCAGTGAAGACGCAAGGCACCGATGCCGGGGCTTGGGTGCTGCCGGCGATGCTCGTGCTCGCGGCCGCCGCGGGCGCGCTCTATGCGCTGATCCCGGCGATCTGCAAGGTGAAGTTCGGTGCCAGTGAAATCCTGACCAGCCTGATGCTGGTCTATGTCGCCGACCTTCTGCTGGATTATCTGGTGCGCGGTCCCTGGCGCGATCCGAACGGGTTCAACTTCCCGACCACGGCGGAATTCGATCCCGTCGCGACGGTGCCGTTGCTGATCGAAGGCGGACGGCTGCATCTCGGCTCGATCATTGCGTTGCTGGTCGTTGCAGCAGCGGCAATCCTGCTCGGACGCACCATCAAGGGGTTCGAGATCCGCGTGGTCGGTGCTTCGCCGCGTGCGGCGCGGTTCGGCGGTTTCAATGCCAACCAGCTGGTGATCCTGACCTTCGCGGTATCGGGCGCACTCGCCGGCCTTGCCGGCATCATCGAGGTCGCCGGTCCCGTCGGACACCTCCAGCCCGGCATCTCGCCCGGCTATGGTTTCACTGCGATCATCGTCGCGTTCCTCGGCCGTTTGAACCCGATTGGAATACTAATTGCAGGCCTTTTTCTCGCGCTCACCTTTATCGGCGGCGAGCAGGCGCAGATCGCAATGAAGATCCCGTTGGACGTCACCAAGGTGTTCCAGGGCATCCTGCTGTTCTACGTGCTCGCCTGCGATTCTCTCATTCTCTATCGCTTCAAGCTGGTCTTCCCGAACCGACAGGTGGCCCGTGGAGCTGGTTGA